The DNA window TCGAGGCCGCGTTGTCTCGGCTCGAGAGCGTACGCCCGCTTGCTCCTCCTTCCGCCGACCCGGGCGAAGAAACCTCCCAGGGCCATGAAAATTCCGCGCGCGTCACCGCTCTTGTCGACAGCCACGAGAAGCTGCGCGAGGAAGTGGCCGACACGCTGCGCGATCTCGATGCGCTGATCGCGGATCTCGAGCAATGAGCACAGTCACTCTCACCATAGGCCCGCGCAGCTATCAGGTCGCCTGCGCCCCCGGAGAGGAATCGGCGGTCGAGAAGCTCGGCGCGATCGTAGCCGAGAAATACGCACAGCTCGGCGCGGCACGCGGACCTCTCGAAGCGCAGAACATGCTTTTCGCCGCGCTCTTCATGGCCGACGAACTGGCCGAAGCGCGCGCGACCGCGGCGAAGGCCGAACACCAGAGCGAACGCGTCGGCGGCACGCGAGAGGCGCTCGAGGCCGAAATCGAAACCCTGCGCAAGGCCGAAGCCCGGGCGCGCACCGAAATCCGCAACCTCAAGGCAGAACTCGCGACACTGCGCGAAGCCGCCAATCACCAGCACGACCTGTTCGGTTCGCAGGATAAAGGCGAAGCCGAGCGCGTGGCCGCCGCGCTCGAAGGACTTGCCGGCCGCCTGGAACACGCTGTCCATGCGCTTGCGGGTCCTGCTGCAGACGCTCTTGAAGCGGACCCTGCGGAAGCCTAGATAATTGCTTGGCGGGACTGCCCGGCACGAGCCGATCGAATATCCCTGAGGCTATAAGCAATCCAAGGGAGCTGTCCCTGCCTGGGTTCACGGGTTCGTCCCGGGGTCCCGGGTAAACGGCGCCCACCTGACGTTGAGGCGTCAGAGGATTTCCCGGCAACGACCCATGGTGGTTCCGTCACGTTGTTTTCTGCCCTACCGCTTCGCTGCTTGAGGGCGGATTGTCCGGGTTTTCTCGCTCATGCGGCCTTGCGGCCGTGCCGCTGCAGGCGGGCGATCGCCCCGCGGCCCTTCGGGCCGGTTATGCCTTTGTGTCACGAGCGGAGCGCAAGAGGGTCCCATGTCCACCAAGTCCGAACTTCGCGAGCAGCTTCGGGCGCTGCGCAGGGTGCATGTGGAGGCGCAGCCGGATCGCATCCGCGCGCTGCTGTTTCATCGCCCTCCCGCCACGACGCTCGAGATGATCGCCGAAGACGCGGTGATCGGCCTTTACCATGCCAGCCGCTACGAAGCCCCGGCGAGCGCCTATGCGGGTTTCTTCGCCGAGCGCGGGCATACCATCGCGCTTCCCCATTTCACCGCGCGCGACGCGTCGATGACTTTTCGCGCGCACAGCGACCCTTTCGGCGCCAGCGACCTTGCGCCCGGCCCTTTCGGATTGCTCCAGCCCGCAGGCGAACCCGATGAGCTGGTCCCCGAAGTGCTGTTCGTGCCGCTCGTGGGCTTCACCGAGGATTGCGAGCGGCTCGGCCAGGGCGGCGGGCATTATGATCGCTGGCTCGCGGAACATCCGGGGCGCCTGGCGATTGGGCTCGCATGGGACGCGCAGCTGATCGAACCGGCCTCGGCTTTGCCACTGGAACCGCACGACCAGCGGCTCGCTGCAGTGGTCACTCCGACCCGGATCTATCGCCCTTCAAACGAGTAACAGGCCGCCAATGAGCAATCCCCGATGACAAACCCGATGCGCGAGACACCGACCTGGCGGATCCCGATCGGGATCATCACCCTGTTCGTCGTTCTCATGGCCTATGCCATTGCCATTGCCCGCTATGCCCCCGACCTGATCGGACGCTGGCCCGGCTGGGCGCAGACGATCGTGTACCTCGTGCTGGGCGTGATCTGGCTCTTGCCGCTCAAGCGTTTCCTGATCTGGATGGAAACCGGCCGCTGGAGCACGCCCTCGCTGCTGCCCGGTCCCGACGACGAAGCGCGCTGATCCCTCGCAAGGGGACCGCGCCGACTTTACCGATCATGGGGAAAGTGGCGCGAGTGACGGGACTCGAACCCGCGACCTCCGGCGTGACAGGCCGGCGCTCTAACCAACTGAGCTACACCCGCGCATGGGTGGGTTTTCCGTCCCCGGGCAGGGTCCCTGCCGGTGGGGGAGCAGCGCCATTAGGCCCGGCGCGGAAGGCTGTCAACGCTCTCCCGCCGCACCTAAGCGCTTTTTTTCGTTTCAGTCCTGAAGCAGCAGGACAGGCGTCTCGATCAGCGTCTTGACCTCCTGAATGAAGCGCGCTGCATCATAGCCATCGACGACGCGGTGATCGCAGGAAATCGAAATGTTCATGAGCTTGCGCTTCTCGATTCTTTCGCCGCTCCCTGCTCCATTGGGCCCGTCGGAGACGAACATGGGACGCTCGACGATGCGGTTCGGACCGATGATAGCGACTTCCGGCCGATTGATGACCGGAGTGGTCGCAACGCCGCCCAACGGGCCGAGCGAGGTCACGGTGATCGTCGAGCCCGACAGTTCCTCCGATTTGGCCGATCCGCTGCGCGCCGCTTCGGCGAGGCGGGCAATTTCACTTGCGAGCTGCCACAGGTTTCGCGCCTGC is part of the Erythrobacter litoralis genome and encodes:
- a CDS encoding cell division protein ZapA, which gives rise to MSTVTLTIGPRSYQVACAPGEESAVEKLGAIVAEKYAQLGAARGPLEAQNMLFAALFMADELAEARATAAKAEHQSERVGGTREALEAEIETLRKAEARARTEIRNLKAELATLREAANHQHDLFGSQDKGEAERVAAALEGLAGRLEHAVHALAGPAADALEADPAEA
- a CDS encoding 5-formyltetrahydrofolate cyclo-ligase, whose amino-acid sequence is MSTKSELREQLRALRRVHVEAQPDRIRALLFHRPPATTLEMIAEDAVIGLYHASRYEAPASAYAGFFAERGHTIALPHFTARDASMTFRAHSDPFGASDLAPGPFGLLQPAGEPDELVPEVLFVPLVGFTEDCERLGQGGGHYDRWLAEHPGRLAIGLAWDAQLIEPASALPLEPHDQRLAAVVTPTRIYRPSNE
- a CDS encoding DUF2842 domain-containing protein — its product is MTNPMRETPTWRIPIGIITLFVVLMAYAIAIARYAPDLIGRWPGWAQTIVYLVLGVIWLLPLKRFLIWMETGRWSTPSLLPGPDDEAR